The DNA sequence AATAAATGAATGTTTCGTTACCCGGTTTTTTCTGAGCAAAGTTAGACAATGGCTGGGGAAAAAACAGGATTTTGTGTGGAATGCGACCCCTTTATCACGCGATATGCGGCAAAAAGCATTGGATCTTTTATATGCATTATCATGCCGATGTTGAAATGGTTTATCCTGAACAGACGGAAAAAGAGCTCTGTCGGCGTAATTCCGCACGTAACAGCAGCCTGCCAAACAAAAAATGCATAATCTGCTACAAAAGTGGGTTATCCCATTGCCAACTGAAACAAATTTTGTAACTTACATTATCAATCCGGGTAATTGAAGCCTTCCTGCCTGGCAGTTTTACCGGTTGTCTAAGCACCGGATAAAACTGCCAGATATTCATTTTATCTGTTAAATAAACCTATGGGATTTTTTATGCTGGCTGCATCAGAACGATTGTTCTGGAGAAACGCTAAAGTCGTTGCCAGTTTTTGTTGACCACCACACTCTGCTGGCGCGAGAAGTATCGCCACGATGGTCCGCGCTAAGGGCGTCAGACTCGGGCGATGGCTGGCCGGTAAGCTGATGAAAGAGCTGGATATCGCCAGTTGCCAGGTCCCGGCGCATAAATACAAACGCGGCGGGAACGAACACATTGAAATACCGAACCATCTCGACCGGCAGTTCGCGGTTACCGCGCCGGATCAGGTCTGGTGCGGCGATGTGACGTATATCTGGACGGGAAAATGCTGGGCTTATCTGGCAGCAGTGCTGGATCTGTTCGCCCGCAAACCTGTGGGCTGGGCGATATCGGCGTCGCCGGACTTGGCCCTCACGGTCAAAGCATTGCAGATGGCCTGGGAGCTTCGGGGTAAGCCAACAGGCGTGATGTTCCACAGCGATCAGGGCAGCCACTATACCAGCCGTCAGTACCGGCAGGCTCTG is a window from the Erwinia sp. genome containing:
- a CDS encoding hypothetical protein (ID:JIFNMEKO_03385;~source:Prodigal:2.6), giving the protein MGPDGTVIARDVADYRALSLVEAVIALRRHPFGLQAPEEPLHRGIIPAVTPATHALLYPTAPQSLPVLTAGIVAALIAVEHHACWLTPKLPGHLQCFDREGQVRRRRYRPAHRFAGEQIQHCCQISPAFSRPDIRHIAAPDLIRRGNRELPVEMVRYFNVFVPAAFVFMRRDLATGDIQLFHQLTGQPSPESDALSADHRGDTSRASRVWWSTKTGNDFSVSPEQSF